One genomic segment of Paenibacillus sp. FSL H8-0332 includes these proteins:
- a CDS encoding DUF2264 domain-containing protein has protein sequence MTNNKLTPVIGNLGTGDPAIGKLGIQSNPLKTRDDLLAALEQLTEPLRPLYSSGSARLEIGITGASYPSATAGMEGFSRVLWGLIPLLAGGGNSELWATVLDGIRHGTDPAHEEYWGDVRDYDQRLVEMAAFGFALAAVPEHIWSPLAPLEQEHLYNWLNQINSRPCYDCNWLFFNVLVNVGFRTVGRPYDAVQLEKNLTRMDAFYLGEGWYSDGVNGHCDYYGPFAIHYYSLLYAKLMEREDPERSNLFKERARLFAAEFIGWFTPDGAALPYGRSLAYRFAQSAFWSALAYAEVEGFPAGVVKGIILRNLRWWFRQPIFDAAGVLTIGYTYPNLVVAENYNAPGSPYWAMKTFLPLALGTEHPFWGEPELPLPELPGVSVQHPPHLVLVREAASGHVAAFNSGHLSTNEHTHTSAKYEKFVYSTGFGFSVPRSEWGLSQGAYDSMLALSERGDNLYRVRRRNLESEITDNVLRSVWKPWADVEVRTWVIAGLPWHIRIHRLETGRALDAAEGGFALGQEAEPAQQLSGIGVAAATAWGTSGIKGLIGYSKAELIWPSANTNLLRPRTVLPTLTVSLEPGVHWLASAVYGDPSANLPADGGGNPALILGQTPEALLKVKFAGERITVLTSSGTEISIPVQ, from the coding sequence ATGACGAACAACAAGTTGACTCCGGTAATTGGAAATCTGGGGACAGGCGATCCGGCGATAGGCAAGCTGGGGATTCAGAGCAATCCGCTGAAGACCCGGGACGACCTGCTGGCTGCCCTTGAGCAGCTGACAGAGCCGCTTCGGCCGCTCTATAGCAGCGGAAGCGCCAGACTTGAGATCGGGATTACGGGAGCGAGCTATCCGTCAGCCACCGCCGGAATGGAGGGCTTCTCCCGGGTGCTCTGGGGACTAATTCCACTGCTCGCCGGAGGCGGGAACAGTGAGCTATGGGCCACTGTGCTGGACGGCATCCGGCACGGCACCGATCCGGCCCATGAGGAATATTGGGGCGATGTAAGGGACTATGACCAGCGTCTGGTCGAGATGGCCGCCTTCGGCTTCGCGCTGGCGGCTGTACCGGAGCATATCTGGTCCCCGCTTGCTCCGCTGGAGCAGGAGCATTTATACAACTGGCTGAACCAGATCAATTCCCGTCCCTGCTACGATTGCAACTGGCTGTTCTTCAATGTGCTGGTGAATGTCGGCTTCCGCACGGTAGGACGGCCCTATGATGCAGTGCAGCTAGAGAAGAACCTGACACGGATGGATGCGTTCTATCTGGGAGAAGGCTGGTACAGCGACGGCGTTAACGGACACTGTGATTATTATGGACCCTTCGCTATTCATTACTATTCGCTGCTGTATGCGAAGCTGATGGAACGGGAAGACCCGGAGCGTTCCAATCTGTTCAAAGAACGCGCCCGTCTGTTCGCCGCCGAATTCATAGGCTGGTTCACCCCGGACGGCGCAGCGCTTCCTTACGGCCGCAGTCTGGCCTACCGGTTCGCCCAGTCTGCATTCTGGAGTGCCCTGGCATATGCAGAGGTGGAGGGCTTCCCTGCCGGTGTGGTCAAAGGCATCATCCTGCGTAACTTGCGCTGGTGGTTCCGCCAGCCCATCTTCGATGCAGCAGGTGTGCTGACGATAGGATACACGTATCCGAATCTGGTCGTGGCAGAGAATTATAATGCTCCCGGTTCGCCTTACTGGGCGATGAAGACCTTCCTGCCGCTCGCTCTTGGCACGGAGCATCCGTTCTGGGGCGAACCGGAGCTGCCGTTGCCGGAGCTTCCGGGTGTGAGTGTGCAGCATCCGCCGCATCTGGTTCTGGTCCGCGAAGCGGCTTCCGGTCATGTGGCCGCCTTCAACAGCGGGCATCTGTCCACCAATGAGCATACCCATACCTCGGCCAAATACGAGAAATTCGTCTATTCCACGGGCTTCGGGTTCAGCGTTCCCCGCTCAGAATGGGGATTGTCACAGGGAGCCTATGATTCCATGCTTGCGCTAAGCGAAAGAGGAGATAACCTCTACCGGGTACGGCGCCGGAATCTGGAATCGGAGATTACGGACAACGTCCTGCGGTCGGTCTGGAAGCCTTGGGCTGACGTTGAGGTGCGCACGTGGGTAATCGCGGGTCTGCCCTGGCATATTCGCATTCATCGGCTGGAGACAGGGCGGGCGCTGGATGCCGCCGAGGGCGGGTTCGCGCTGGGCCAGGAAGCGGAGCCTGCCCAGCAGCTCAGCGGAATCGGCGTAGCGGCAGCTACAGCATGGGGAACGAGCGGCATCAAGGGGCTGATCGGCTACTCCAAGGCCGAGCTGATCTGGCCGAGTGCGAATACGAACCTGCTTCGTCCCCGTACGGTACTGCCAACCTTAACGGTCTCCTTAGAGCCTGGGGTTCATTGGCTGGCCTCGGCTGTGTACGGCGACCCTTCGGCGAACCTGCCAGCGGATGGGGGAGGCAATCCCGCTCTGATTTTGGGGCAGACCCCTGAAGCCTTGCTTAAGGTCAAGTTCGCCGGAGAGCGAATTACGGTGCTCACCTCTAGCGGAACAGAGATCAGCATTCCGGTACAATAG
- a CDS encoding glycosyl hydrolase, which yields MSRTIDQTWVDEAWSKALEKTRTNSISIGAEFPHASQGGKYVLEVPSWWTAGFWPGLLWQLYAGSGDESLKAVAERCEERLDEVLDGYVKLDHDLGFMWLLTSVANYKLTGSEESRVRGLKAANYLAARFNLKGRYIRAWNPWREGEDNSGVAIIDCSMNTSLLFWASEVTGDPRYRHIAEAHMDTVLEHFIRPDGSVYHIVNFNPETGEVVEKLGGQGYAPESAWSRGAAWALYGLALAYHHTGKLCYLHASKQVAHFFLTRLPEDQVPHWDFRAPGDVGEIRDTSAGSCAASGLLLLAGLVEESEAHVYRNGALRITESLYRNYGTWDNPGEQGLLFHGTSNYPEDRNIDVPLIYGDFFYVEALARIKGAGPFYWE from the coding sequence ATGAGCAGAACCATAGATCAGACATGGGTAGATGAGGCCTGGAGCAAGGCGCTGGAGAAGACGAGAACGAACAGTATCAGCATCGGGGCCGAATTCCCGCATGCCAGTCAAGGCGGCAAGTATGTCCTGGAGGTACCAAGCTGGTGGACCGCCGGCTTCTGGCCGGGCCTGCTCTGGCAGCTCTATGCCGGGAGCGGCGATGAGAGCCTGAAGGCAGTAGCCGAGCGCTGCGAGGAGCGGCTGGATGAGGTGCTGGACGGCTATGTGAAGCTGGACCATGACCTTGGCTTCATGTGGCTGCTGACCAGCGTTGCCAATTACAAGCTGACGGGCAGTGAAGAATCACGGGTCCGCGGGCTGAAGGCCGCCAACTATCTGGCCGCCCGCTTCAACCTGAAGGGCAGATATATCCGGGCCTGGAATCCCTGGAGAGAAGGCGAGGACAACAGCGGGGTTGCCATTATTGACTGCAGCATGAACACCAGCCTGCTGTTCTGGGCCTCCGAGGTCACCGGAGACCCGCGTTACCGGCATATCGCGGAGGCGCATATGGATACGGTGCTGGAGCATTTCATCCGGCCGGACGGCTCCGTCTATCATATTGTCAACTTCAACCCGGAGACGGGCGAAGTGGTAGAGAAGCTGGGCGGACAGGGCTATGCGCCGGAATCGGCCTGGTCGCGCGGCGCGGCTTGGGCACTATACGGGCTGGCGCTGGCCTATCACCATACGGGCAAGCTGTGCTACCTGCATGCGTCCAAGCAGGTTGCGCATTTCTTCCTGACCCGGCTGCCGGAGGATCAGGTGCCGCATTGGGATTTCCGCGCTCCCGGCGATGTTGGCGAGATCCGCGATACTTCAGCCGGTTCCTGCGCGGCGAGCGGTCTGCTGCTGCTGGCCGGGCTGGTGGAAGAATCAGAGGCTCATGTTTACCGGAACGGGGCGCTTAGAATTACGGAATCTCTCTACCGCAACTACGGAACTTGGGACAATCCCGGCGAACAAGGCCTGCTGTTTCACGGCACCAGTAACTATCCTGAGGACCGGAACATTGATGTGCCGCTGATCTACGGCGATTTCTTCTATGTTGAGGCACTGGCCCGGATCAAGGGAGCAGGCCCGTTCTATTGGGAGTAG
- a CDS encoding heparinase II/III family protein, with translation MNVQELKAIVENMKPADLSLYYPQGDSAAFWSKAASSEVLQASVSEIRAEAQRLEGQPIPLLTYSLFTLFRQTGSRLEYERPYFERRRRLNTYVFLSLLEPENAAALEKLADILWAICDEYTWCVPAHLPEKHDVAEINRHIDLFSSETGFTLSECLLLLGERLPLLLRSRIRSEVERRIFRPFLAHGPYFWETSTHNWAAVCAGSVGAAALLLVKDKDMLAEILLKTESSMNYYLHGFGEDGACQEGLGYWNYGFGYFTYYSDLLRARSGGRLDWFKQEKVAQIARFQQQCFIDGSYVANFSDSVPRVRVHMGLSHYLADVYPDVLRPPSALRAPFTEDHCSRFAPALRNLIWTRAGKENQSWEAGSSYLPDAAWLVSRHVSAAGAFGFAAKGGHNDEPHNHNDLGQFILSGRGEIFAADLGSGEYTADYFGTGRYGYDCNGSQGHSVPIIDGQYQGAGREFQTTVLHASAAAVKDELTLELARAYPVAGLQSLVRSLVWHKEELPRLELTDTYRYDGTPASWTERFVTWRRPELTGPRQVLLPGADGHGVQVTYDPQIVRPEITAHVYQDHYGQDTVWHSLDFQVLQPGAEGVLVFTFEFM, from the coding sequence ATGAACGTACAGGAACTTAAGGCAATCGTAGAGAACATGAAGCCGGCAGATCTCAGCTTATATTATCCGCAAGGGGATTCGGCAGCTTTTTGGAGTAAGGCGGCATCTTCTGAAGTCTTGCAGGCCAGTGTTAGTGAGATTCGTGCAGAAGCACAGCGGCTGGAAGGGCAGCCTATACCGCTGCTGACGTATAGTTTGTTTACCCTTTTCCGGCAGACGGGGTCGAGACTGGAGTATGAGCGGCCTTATTTTGAACGGAGAAGAAGGCTGAATACGTATGTGTTCCTTAGTCTGCTGGAGCCGGAGAACGCAGCAGCTCTGGAGAAGCTTGCAGATATTCTATGGGCGATCTGCGATGAGTACACGTGGTGTGTTCCCGCCCATCTTCCAGAGAAGCATGATGTTGCTGAGATCAACCGGCATATCGATCTGTTCTCCTCCGAGACAGGCTTTACCTTAAGCGAGTGTTTGCTGCTGCTCGGGGAGCGTCTCCCGCTGCTGCTCCGCTCCCGGATACGGAGTGAGGTGGAGCGTAGAATTTTCCGGCCGTTCCTGGCGCATGGCCCATATTTCTGGGAGACCTCGACTCACAATTGGGCGGCGGTCTGTGCGGGTTCTGTGGGTGCGGCTGCACTACTGCTAGTGAAGGATAAGGATATGCTGGCGGAGATCCTCCTGAAGACAGAGAGCAGTATGAATTATTATTTGCATGGATTTGGGGAAGACGGGGCCTGCCAGGAGGGGCTGGGCTACTGGAATTACGGGTTTGGTTATTTCACTTATTACAGCGATCTGCTCCGTGCAAGAAGCGGAGGCAGGCTGGACTGGTTCAAGCAGGAGAAGGTGGCACAGATCGCCCGCTTCCAGCAGCAATGCTTCATTGATGGCAGCTATGTCGCCAATTTCTCCGATTCAGTACCCCGCGTGCGGGTGCATATGGGACTCTCCCATTATCTGGCGGATGTCTATCCGGATGTCCTGCGCCCGCCGTCTGCACTGCGTGCCCCGTTCACGGAGGATCACTGCAGCCGCTTCGCACCGGCGCTGCGCAATCTGATCTGGACAAGAGCCGGGAAGGAGAACCAGTCCTGGGAGGCTGGCAGCAGCTATCTGCCCGATGCCGCTTGGCTCGTATCGCGTCATGTCTCTGCTGCGGGTGCCTTCGGCTTCGCGGCCAAGGGCGGCCACAACGACGAGCCGCATAACCATAATGACCTGGGCCAATTTATTCTGAGCGGCCGGGGGGAGATTTTTGCGGCCGATCTGGGCAGCGGAGAGTACACGGCGGACTATTTCGGGACCGGCCGTTACGGCTATGACTGCAACGGGTCGCAGGGCCACAGCGTGCCGATTATTGACGGCCAGTACCAGGGGGCAGGACGGGAGTTCCAGACTACAGTGCTGCATGCATCAGCAGCGGCGGTGAAGGATGAGCTGACGCTGGAGCTGGCCCGGGCGTACCCGGTAGCCGGACTGCAATCCCTGGTCCGTTCGCTGGTCTGGCATAAGGAGGAGCTGCCCCGTCTTGAGCTGACCGACACCTATCGCTATGACGGAACCCCGGCAAGCTGGACGGAACGCTTCGTAACGTGGCGCAGACCGGAGTTGACCGGTCCACGGCAAGTACTGCTACCGGGCGCTGATGGACATGGCGTCCAGGTAACCTACGATCCGCAGATCGTCCGGCCGGAGATTACCGCACATGTGTACCAGGACCACTATGGCCAGGACACAGTGTGGCATAGCCTGGACTTCCAGGTTCTCCAGCCCGGAGCAGAGGGCGTGTTGGTGTTTACTTTTGAATTTATGTAA
- a CDS encoding DUF2264 domain-containing protein — protein MSGIEQRKYWLDTMLRIGTPVLEALAARKLKEWLPTEFHSERSQFAHLEAFARLACGMAPWLELQGLEGEEERLRARYAGLMLGAIDAAVDPQSPDYMEFKTEGQPLVDAAFLAHALVRAPKAITSRLDARVKGHLIVALKQTRRTAPSGSNWLLFSAMVEAALYLLEDPEYDRMRVGYAVHMFMDWYKGDGVYGDGKDFHWDYYNSFVIQPMLVDVVTLFEQENEEYARLRPLVLQRAQRYASVLERSIAPDGTYPFLGRSIVYRFGAFQLLSQAALQHFLEDSLPPAQVRCALTAVIRRIMEYPGTLDENGWLRPGIYGYQPELAESYINTGSLYLCAAVFLPLGLPPADPFWSGEDMKWTARRIADGENVMRDHALE, from the coding sequence ATGAGTGGGATAGAACAGCGTAAATACTGGCTGGATACGATGCTGCGGATTGGAACGCCGGTCCTGGAGGCGCTCGCCGCACGGAAACTGAAAGAGTGGTTACCTACGGAGTTTCATAGCGAGCGCAGCCAGTTTGCGCATCTGGAAGCTTTTGCAAGGCTGGCTTGCGGAATGGCTCCCTGGCTGGAGCTTCAGGGGCTTGAGGGTGAAGAAGAGCGCTTAAGAGCCCGTTATGCCGGGCTGATGCTGGGAGCGATCGATGCGGCGGTCGATCCGCAGTCGCCTGACTATATGGAATTCAAGACTGAAGGCCAGCCATTGGTCGATGCGGCATTTCTGGCTCATGCTCTGGTGCGTGCACCGAAAGCGATTACATCCAGACTGGACGCACGGGTCAAAGGCCATCTGATTGTTGCACTTAAGCAGACACGGAGGACCGCTCCCAGCGGCAGCAACTGGCTGCTGTTCAGTGCGATGGTGGAGGCAGCCTTATACCTGCTGGAGGACCCGGAGTATGACCGGATGCGGGTCGGTTACGCAGTCCACATGTTCATGGACTGGTACAAGGGTGACGGAGTCTACGGGGACGGGAAGGACTTCCACTGGGATTATTACAACAGCTTCGTGATTCAGCCGATGCTGGTGGATGTTGTTACCCTTTTCGAACAAGAGAATGAGGAGTATGCCCGGCTTAGACCCTTGGTCCTGCAGCGGGCGCAGAGATATGCATCCGTGCTGGAGCGCAGCATCGCCCCGGACGGAACATATCCGTTCCTCGGGCGCTCGATTGTCTACCGGTTCGGGGCATTTCAGCTGCTGTCGCAGGCGGCGCTCCAGCATTTTCTCGAAGACTCGCTGCCTCCGGCCCAGGTGCGCTGCGCTTTGACCGCCGTGATCCGCCGGATCATGGAATATCCGGGCACACTGGATGAGAACGGCTGGCTCCGTCCGGGCATCTACGGTTATCAGCCGGAACTGGCCGAGAGCTACATTAATACGGGCAGTTTGTATCTGTGCGCTGCTGTCTTCCTGCCGCTGGGCTTGCCTCCTGCTGATCCCTTCTGGTCGGGAGAGGACATGAAATGGACGGCACGGAGAATCGCAGACGGCGAGAATGTGATGCGGGACCATGCTTTGGAATAA
- a CDS encoding AraC family transcriptional regulator, whose translation MKHARYYETFDGDILAGIGNSPISPTRDFHIHDHYEIFLFLGGSVNGFVDQYSYPLERGDVLLFNNHEIHKIINRSPEPYERLTIHFKAPLVYPFCTATTNLLACFQNRQPGENNLARMEEPLLLEYTALSSRLIAALERKQYGSEVLALTYLIQILVLINELYSRTRAAVPSMISSHIQSAMSYIDNHLHLNLSLAHIAGELNLDKYYLSHLFKQQTGGTVYRYVLLKKIALSKQLLSAGNSVSDTCYLSGFNDYANFIRTFKNITGIPPGKYGK comes from the coding sequence ATGAAGCATGCCCGGTATTATGAAACGTTCGACGGCGATATTCTGGCCGGTATCGGCAATTCTCCGATCTCGCCGACGAGGGATTTCCATATCCATGACCACTATGAAATCTTCCTGTTCCTGGGCGGCAGCGTGAACGGCTTCGTGGACCAGTACAGCTATCCGCTGGAGCGCGGCGACGTCCTGTTATTCAACAATCATGAGATTCATAAAATCATCAACCGCTCTCCCGAGCCTTATGAGCGGCTGACCATTCATTTCAAGGCACCGCTGGTCTATCCATTCTGTACGGCGACCACGAATCTGCTGGCCTGCTTCCAGAACCGCCAGCCCGGGGAGAATAACCTGGCCCGGATGGAGGAGCCGCTGCTCTTGGAGTATACCGCCCTCTCCTCCCGGCTGATTGCAGCCCTGGAGCGCAAGCAGTACGGCAGCGAGGTGCTGGCCCTGACGTATCTGATTCAGATTCTGGTGCTGATCAACGAGTTGTACAGCCGCACCCGTGCCGCCGTGCCCAGTATGATCTCCTCCCATATTCAATCTGCGATGAGCTACATCGACAACCACCTGCACCTGAATCTGTCGCTGGCGCATATCGCCGGGGAGCTGAATCTGGATAAATACTATCTCAGTCATCTGTTCAAGCAGCAGACCGGCGGAACCGTCTACCGTTATGTCCTGCTCAAAAAGATCGCGTTATCCAAGCAGCTTCTGTCCGCCGGCAACTCCGTGTCCGATACCTGCTACCTGTCCGGCTTCAATGATTATGCCAATTTCATCCGCACCTTCAAGAACATCACGGGCATCCCGCCGGGAAAATACGGCAAATAA
- a CDS encoding response regulator, with protein sequence MYTAIIAEDSKPILRNIEALMQSMELPVRIAATASNGLDALEYIKANPVDILLTDIRMPKLDGLALIGECRLVNPALKAVLISGYSDFEYTRKALNLQVFDYLLKPVERQQLAEVMQRLVAHLEEQQEEQQSTAKELPDGIAELRQRKKSGEELFGQLEQYLQQHRYSQLSITDVALKFHVSPSYVSRIFKKYSHQTFVHYTMQLKIAEACRLITLRPELKVKELSELLSFGDQHYFSKVFKEYTGVSPTEYKGGER encoded by the coding sequence ATGTATACCGCTATCATTGCCGAGGACAGCAAGCCGATTCTGCGGAATATCGAAGCTCTTATGCAGTCCATGGAGCTGCCTGTCCGCATCGCCGCTACCGCCTCGAACGGGCTGGATGCCCTGGAATACATCAAGGCTAACCCGGTGGATATCCTGCTGACCGATATCCGCATGCCTAAGCTGGACGGGCTGGCGCTGATCGGGGAGTGCAGGCTAGTGAATCCGGCTCTTAAGGCGGTGCTGATCAGCGGCTACAGCGACTTTGAGTATACGCGCAAAGCGCTGAATCTGCAGGTATTCGATTATCTGCTGAAGCCGGTGGAGCGGCAGCAGCTTGCCGAAGTGATGCAGCGGCTGGTCGCTCATCTGGAGGAGCAGCAGGAGGAGCAGCAAAGCACTGCCAAGGAGCTGCCGGATGGCATTGCCGAGCTCCGGCAGCGGAAGAAGAGCGGCGAGGAGCTGTTCGGGCAGCTCGAGCAGTACTTACAGCAGCATAGGTACTCCCAGCTCTCCATCACCGATGTGGCGCTTAAGTTTCATGTAAGTCCCTCCTATGTGAGCAGGATCTTCAAGAAATATTCGCACCAGACCTTCGTGCATTACACGATGCAGCTGAAGATTGCCGAAGCCTGCCGGCTGATCACGCTCAGGCCGGAGCTGAAGGTGAAGGAGCTGTCGGAGCTGCTGTCCTTCGGCGACCAGCACTATTTCTCCAAGGTATTCAAGGAGTATACGGGCGTTAGCCCTACAGAGTATAAGGGAGGGGAGCGGTAG
- a CDS encoding cache domain-containing protein, whose translation MATIVQKLRGGRVQASLQTKFFFTFMVLLLIVLGCFLVYVNYMVIQPLKDKTENEMKLAAVQVSDQLNLYINNQNQLSQRILSNKEVFTLLSASDYSQLTLEGLTRSRRLKDIMFQALGPSLNIEDMMIYDLTGERVASYIGYADSPASLRPFLEESSKLPTWNASGYALYRQGADTLSFVRAIRNQNGQVFGYLAVQLDQRYLNRSAAGLAGGKVYIMDQEQRLVSSSPALREGEKVPEFAASPSESAAANGIYLSSGQNYVAYHRSAETGWTTFVVNPRSVVLGPVNSVKYISILLITALILFSFIFIYFSTRNLLLPIRKLRSQILRMNYSNLNMKAGPRTHNNELIQLNSAFQELLERLQESIEREKLALHEEVKSRNSALQAQIAPHFIHNVLYLISIAAQEGKNSVVTEMCKHLSDSLRYIVSSPYQHVALTEELKHTQHYLSLIQHNFEDDLEWEIDGYGGLEQIELPRLVIQPFVENCIEHAFKNTDPPWRIEVRVKVYNGLWAIEIRDNGEGFAPGRIREILDNIEDSDSGVNELRHDTSGIGNMGIVNTVNRLKLMYRNRLFFNIYNHLDGEKGATVQIIASMSKDFY comes from the coding sequence TTGGCGACTATTGTTCAGAAATTGCGCGGAGGCAGGGTTCAGGCCAGTCTGCAAACGAAGTTCTTCTTCACCTTCATGGTGCTCCTGCTGATTGTGCTGGGCTGCTTCCTGGTCTATGTGAATTATATGGTGATCCAGCCGCTCAAGGACAAGACAGAGAACGAAATGAAGCTGGCGGCTGTCCAGGTCAGCGATCAGCTGAACCTCTATATCAATAACCAGAACCAGCTCTCTCAGCGGATTCTGTCGAACAAAGAGGTGTTCACGCTCCTGTCTGCCAGTGATTATTCACAGCTTACCCTTGAAGGGCTGACCCGAAGCCGCAGGCTTAAAGACATCATGTTCCAGGCACTGGGGCCGAGTCTGAACATTGAGGATATGATGATCTATGATCTGACAGGGGAGCGGGTTGCCTCTTATATCGGATACGCGGATAGCCCGGCGTCGCTAAGGCCGTTTCTGGAAGAGAGCAGCAAGCTGCCGACCTGGAATGCAAGCGGTTACGCGCTGTACCGGCAGGGGGCGGATACCCTATCTTTTGTGCGGGCGATCAGGAACCAGAATGGTCAGGTGTTCGGCTATCTGGCGGTGCAGCTGGACCAGCGGTACTTGAACAGATCTGCTGCGGGCCTGGCGGGCGGCAAGGTCTATATTATGGATCAGGAGCAGCGGCTGGTCTCCAGCTCTCCGGCACTACGTGAAGGGGAGAAGGTCCCGGAATTCGCAGCGTCTCCCTCTGAATCTGCAGCAGCTAACGGAATCTATCTGAGCAGCGGCCAGAACTATGTGGCTTACCACCGCTCTGCCGAGACGGGCTGGACTACCTTTGTGGTTAATCCCAGGAGTGTGGTGCTGGGCCCGGTCAATTCGGTGAAATACATCTCTATTCTGCTGATCACAGCGCTGATTCTGTTCTCGTTCATCTTCATCTACTTCTCGACCCGGAACCTGCTGCTTCCGATCCGCAAGCTGCGCAGCCAGATTCTGCGGATGAACTACAGCAACCTGAATATGAAGGCGGGCCCGCGTACCCACAACAATGAGCTGATTCAACTGAATAGCGCTTTTCAGGAGCTGCTGGAACGGTTACAGGAATCTATCGAACGGGAAAAGCTTGCGCTGCACGAAGAAGTGAAATCGCGGAATTCCGCCTTACAGGCCCAGATCGCGCCCCATTTTATCCACAATGTCCTGTATCTGATCAGCATTGCCGCCCAGGAAGGGAAGAATAGCGTGGTGACCGAAATGTGCAAGCATCTCTCGGACAGTCTGCGCTATATTGTGTCCTCTCCTTATCAGCATGTGGCGTTGACGGAGGAGCTGAAGCATACGCAGCATTATTTGTCCCTGATTCAGCATAATTTCGAGGATGACCTGGAGTGGGAGATTGACGGGTACGGGGGGCTTGAGCAGATTGAGCTGCCCCGGCTGGTGATTCAGCCATTCGTGGAGAATTGTATCGAGCATGCTTTTAAGAATACGGACCCTCCTTGGCGGATTGAGGTGCGGGTGAAGGTATATAACGGCCTGTGGGCCATCGAAATCAGGGATAACGGGGAAGGCTTCGCGCCGGGCAGGATCAGGGAGATTCTGGACAATATTGAGGACTCGGATTCCGGGGTCAATGAGCTTCGGCATGATACCTCAGGAATTGGCAATATGGGGATTGTGAATACGGTGAACCGGCTGAAGCTGATGTACAGGAACCGGCTGTTCTTCAACATCTACAACCACTTGGACGGGGAAAAGGGGGCTACGGTCCAGATTATCGCATCTATGAGTAAAGACTTCTACTAG
- a CDS encoding ABC transporter substrate-binding protein encodes MSTQMKKIATGLLAGIMTLSLAACGSDNSGSGNASATNSGGNGNSGSGSSSGKKVTIELAISKSSQDSAFVAQDVLDEFEQKTNIKVNLQLLPAEQTATVLQTKLAVDEVPDLIQYNLASATTDLNLERNFEILDNEPWVSRLLNKDVLSAYDHVYSFHYSQDTGMQGVVYNKDIFADLGLAIPKNYEEFLAVCEKIKASGITPVFMPFKDNWAANIWPAAAFADWAAKNEPSLFEDINAGRKKWSDVPEFATFLDQQYEVYKKGYTNTDILSDSYDMAVGKFLKKETAMMFMGDWLIVNVAEKDPNVHLGLFAIPSSEDASLGASPLGGQLFIPKKAKHMDEAKKFLEFLATKEVAQKMVDSQGSVSNFSDVTTPKLPDYKQEIVDQYITPKKTTLTTDAYMIVDRSELYRLLQDEFAGGLDAAGVLKAWDEKFSQLMKDKGVEGF; translated from the coding sequence ATGAGTACGCAGATGAAGAAAATCGCAACAGGCCTGCTTGCTGGAATCATGACCTTATCGCTGGCGGCATGCGGGTCTGACAATTCAGGCTCCGGCAATGCTTCGGCTACCAACAGCGGCGGAAACGGAAACAGCGGCAGTGGCAGCAGCAGCGGCAAAAAGGTAACCATCGAGCTGGCCATCTCCAAAAGCTCGCAGGATTCGGCGTTCGTGGCCCAGGATGTGCTGGATGAGTTCGAACAGAAAACCAATATCAAAGTGAATCTGCAGCTGCTTCCGGCAGAGCAGACCGCCACCGTACTTCAGACCAAGCTGGCCGTTGACGAGGTGCCTGACCTGATTCAATACAATCTAGCGAGTGCGACAACAGACCTTAACCTGGAGCGCAATTTCGAGATTCTGGATAACGAGCCTTGGGTGAGCCGGCTGCTGAATAAGGATGTGCTCTCGGCTTACGATCATGTCTACAGCTTCCATTACAGCCAGGATACAGGGATGCAGGGAGTCGTCTATAACAAGGATATATTCGCAGACCTGGGTCTTGCCATACCGAAGAATTATGAGGAATTCCTGGCTGTCTGCGAGAAAATCAAGGCCAGCGGCATCACGCCGGTCTTCATGCCGTTCAAGGATAACTGGGCGGCGAATATCTGGCCGGCTGCCGCTTTTGCCGACTGGGCGGCCAAGAACGAACCTTCCCTGTTCGAGGACATTAATGCCGGCCGCAAAAAGTGGTCCGATGTTCCCGAGTTCGCCACCTTCCTGGACCAGCAGTATGAGGTCTACAAGAAAGGCTACACCAACACTGACATCCTCAGCGACAGCTACGATATGGCCGTGGGCAAATTCCTGAAAAAGGAAACTGCCATGATGTTCATGGGAGACTGGCTGATCGTGAATGTGGCCGAGAAAGATCCGAATGTGCATCTGGGCCTGTTCGCCATCCCTTCCTCTGAAGATGCAAGTCTGGGCGCAAGCCCGCTGGGCGGCCAGTTGTTCATTCCGAAGAAAGCCAAGCATATGGATGAAGCGAAGAAATTCCTGGAGTTCCTCGCCACCAAAGAAGTTGCACAGAAAATGGTTGACAGCCAAGGTTCCGTCTCCAACTTCAGCGATGTCACTACGCCGAAGCTTCCCGATTACAAGCAGGAAATTGTCGATCAATATATCACACCGAAGAAGACTACGCTGACTACCGATGCTTACATGATCGTGGACCGCAGCGAGCTGTACCGTCTGCTTCAGGATGAGTTCGCCGGCGGTCTGGACGCTGCTGGCGTACTCAAGGCCTGGGATGAGAAATTCAGCCAGCTGATGAAGGACAAAGGCGTAGAGGGCTTTTAA